The following nucleotide sequence is from Erythrobacter aurantius.
AGCTCTCGAAATGCGGCTTTTTGATTCTCAAGAATGGTCTCGATAGCCGCCCGCTCGAACCTAACGTCCTTGTAGAAAAAGCGACAAATTGAACCGCCGCTTTTAACGTGCGTCACGTGAAATAGGCCGCGCCGCCATTTCCACCTCTTGATGTCATTGTCGAGAACTGAACTTCCTGAGAACACGCCAGGCTTGATCTTCTTGCGCTCGATCGCCCCCTCGGGAGGGCCAGCTTTCCAGATTGGCCGAATAGCCCGCTTATCTGTCGTCCAATGGAAGCGAGCATACGCGTCAAGCTCCCCATCCGCTATCATATCAGCCAAGAGCTTTTTCGTTGCTTGGCGCCCTCCAAAATAGTTGTGAAGGAGCTCAAGGGCCTCTCGGGCTTTCAATAGCTGGGCCGACTCTAGCTTCTTGGTCTCGGAAGCGTTTTCTTCGGCAAGCACGACAGCTTCACGACAGTCATTGGTAGTCACGCCTCTCTCCCAAAATTAAGCGCCCTTGCTATCTCGAATCAGGGTATATAAAATTGAGAAGTTCTTTTTCGAAAGATTGCGCTGAATTCATCGCTAGCTTAGTAGAAATGGGCCTCGAACCCAGTAAGAGAATATCTTGCGGGGGCCAATTTGGGGGCCAACTCTGTGAATCCCTGGCGCAACTCGAATTAAATCAGGTACTTGAAAGAGGCCCTCGAGTCCTCTTTTGGGCACCATTTCATCATTCATCACAGCTCGCTGACGGTTGTCAAAACCCCGCAATCTTTGCGGTTTGAGCTTGAATTTTACCTGCAGGATCGCCTCGCTCCCAGAGGCATGTGGGGTCGTGTTCCATTGCCGAGGCCCCCGATAGCCGGTGCTGCCAATCATCACTGTCCAGAGCTATCTGCAAAGCCGTTTTCGATGAATTCGAGCGCGCATCCGGCCAGCATGGCTACGCCGCGCGGCAAAGCGCCTTCATCGACATGCATGCGCGGCGAATGGATTGCGCAGCACTGGCTCCAATTGTTGCCGTCGGGAGCTACACCGAGGAAGAACATCGCTCCCGGCACCTTCTCCAGGATGTAGGAGAAGTCTTCCGCTCCCATGATCGGTGCGGGCAGATCGCGCCATCCCTGCGCTCCGGCAATTTCGCGCGCGACCTTGGCTCCGAGGCGCACCGCGCGTTCGTCGCAGACGGTGACGGGGAAGCCCGGAACGATTTCGCATTCCGCCTCCACCCCAAAACCGAGCGCCGTCTGTGCTGCGGTCTCCCGCAAAAGGGCATGCACCTTTTCCCGGTGCTCGGCCGACAAGGTCCGAATTGTTCCTTGCAGAACGGCATCATCGGGGACCACATTGAAAGTGGTTCCGGCGGCGATGCGGGCCACGGTGATGACGACAGCGCTGGCCGCGTTGAAGCGCCGTGTGACCATCGCCTGGATCGCGCCGATGATGGCGGCGGCGGCGGGGATGGGATCAGCGCAGTCATGCGGCATGGAGGCATGGCCGCCCTTGCCGCGCACGGTGATGGTAAACTGGTCGGCGGCAGCCATCAGCGGCCCGGCGCGCCCGGCGAGCACGCCGAACTGGGCGTTGGGCATGATATGCAGGGCAAAGGCGGCATCCGGCAGTGGATCGATAAGTCCGTCCTCCAGCATGAACCGCGCGCCATGGTGCCCTTCTTCGCCCGGCTGGAACATGAAATCGACCGTGCCGGCCAGCTCCTCGCGCTTTGCCGCCAACAGCCGCGCCGCCCCCGCCAGCATCGCCGTATGCGTATCATGCCCGCAGGCGTGCATCCGCCCCGGAATGGTGGAGGCGAAATCGAGGTCGGTCTTTTCGTCCATCGGCAGCGCATCCATATCGCCGCGCAGCAACACGCGGGGCGATCCCTCGCCGGCCTTGCCGCCTTTCAAGGTCGCCACCGCACCTGTGGTTGAAGGACCCGATTGCCATTCGAGCGGCAAATCGGCCAAAGCTTCGCGCACCTTCGCCATCGTCATCGGGCAGTGGAGGCCCAATTCAGGTTCGGCATGGATCGCACGGCGCAATGCAATGACCTGCGGGGCGAGCTGGCTGGCGGATTGGAGCAGCGATTCTGTCAACATGGGGCGAGATTAGCGTCGATCTGCCGCGAAACCAGTCCGAATGCGCTGCGACGATCCGGCCCCCATCCGGCGCGGCCACCCGTCAGCTAGGCGCTGATTCGGTTGTAACTCCGCAGCGACGCCGCGCGAATATTGCAACTTGAAGTCAACATCGCGGTGGAATTATGCCCGGTGGCAAACTAAAGGATGCTGATGGCGACGCCTATTTACGAATTTGCACAACTGCCGCGGGTGGACGCCCGCGAAGGTGCGGTTTCGCGCTCGCGCCGCCAGCGCGAGCCGGGCGAGGCGCCGCGCGTCGGCGTGATCTATAATCCGCGCAGTCACCGCAATCAGGGTGCAGACTTCGACTGTGGCATCAGTCCGCATGTCCATATTGCGCAACCGGGTGACCGATCGCAGCTTCCCTCGGCGCTGGCCGAACTGGCCGAACGCGAGATCGATCTGCTGGTAATCAATGGCGGCGATGGGACGGTGCGCGATGTGCTTACCTGCGGCGCCGGGATTTTCGGCGATCACTGGCCCGCGATTGCCGTGCTGCCCAAAGGCAAGACCAACGCCCTGACAGTGGATCTCTGTGTTCCTACCGACTGGACGCTGCAGAACGCGATCGACGCGATGGAAAATGGCAACCGCACCATTCGCCGCCCGATAGAGATTTCGCTTGCCGGTGACGATGCAAGCAGCCGGGTGCTGGGCTTCATTCTGGGGGCCGGGGCATTCACCACTGCGACCCAGGCCGGCCAGAGCGCGCACCGGCTGGGCGCCTTCAATTCGATGGCGGTTGCGGTCACGGTCATGTGGGGGTTCCTGCAGTGGCTGTTCGCCTCGCGCGCCAATCCGTGGCGCCGGGGTGCGCGGATGAAGATTGCGCTTGGCAGCGCCGAAGCGCCGATGGAGCACAGCGGGCAGGGCGATCCGGAATGGCGCCAGCTGCTGTTTGCCACCACGCTGGAGAGCCTGCCTGCCGGGATCAGGCCGTTCGGCAATCTTTGCAAGGGGTTGAAGCTGGTCGCGCTCGATCAGATTCCGCGGCGCGCGACGATGATGGTGCCTGCTGTCCTGCGCGGCAAGGTGTCGAAGCGCCAGCGCGAAAACGGTATCCACCAGGTCAGCACGCCGCAATTCACGCTCGATATCGATGACCAGTTCATCTTCGATGGCGAAGCCTTCCCCGCCGGGAAATACCGGATCGCGCAGGGGCCGGAACTTGAATTCGTAACTCCTTGAGGCCAAGGCCCGGCCCATGGCCGAAACCCCAGACCATCACGAAACACTGGCGTCGCGGATCGCGGCGAGCCTTGATGCGCCGATCGACCCCGCCGTGCGTGCCTTCGCCGAGGTGCTCGCAAGCGAACAGGGGGCATTGGCGGTCCTGTTTTACGGCTCGAACCTGCGCACCCGATCGCTTGAAGGGGTGCTTGATTTCTACGTACTTCTGCCCGGTGAGCAGCGCGAGCGCATCTGGCCGCGGGTGAGCTATCACGAAAGGTCGCACGAGGGGCAGACCCTGCGCGCCAAGGTAGCGACAATGGCGCTTTCGACCTTTGTCGAGGCTGCAGCAGGCGAGCTTGCCGACACCACCATCTGGGCGCGCTTCGTGCAGCCCAGCGCTCTGGTTTGGTCTGCGGACGCTGCGGCACGACAACAGGTCGAAGAAGCGATTGCCGCTGCGGCGATGACTGCAGCCCGGCTTGCCGTCGCCATCGGCCCCGTCACCGGGACTGCGGAGGATTACTGGCGGGCGCTGTTTCGCGCGACTTACAAGGCGGAATTCAGGGTCGAAAAGCCGGGGCGTGAGAACGATATTCTCACCGTCAATCAAGGCCATTTCGCCGGGTTACTACCGCTTGCCCTTGCGGCAGCCGGGGTTTCGTTCCGCCGCGAGGGCGAGCGCATCTCGCCCAGCCTCGCCGCGAGTGAGCAGCGCCGCATCCGGACCTGGTGGAAGCGGCGCCAGCGTCTGGGCAAGCCTTTGAATTTCGCCCGTCTGGCAAAGGCCAGCACCACTTTCGAAGGCGCGGCGCGTTACGCTGCGTGGAAGATCGAACGGCACACAGGGATGCCGGTGGAGATCACCCCGTTCAGGGAACGTCACCCGATCCTGTCAGCTCCGAAGGTGCTGTGGGACCTGCGCAAGCATCGCAAGAATCCGCGCTGAAGCGGGATTTCAGCCGAAATACCGCATTGTGACGTTGATGGTTTCGACCCCTTGGCCGACGTTGAAGCGGGTTTTTTCGATCCCCGGACGGCCAAGGTTGAAGATGCTGATCGAAGGATCGTTCGACATCGCGCCGCCATCGGTCCGGATATCAGTCGATCCGTTGCCGTTGACATCGTGGCGCACGGCAATGGCGTAGGGTCCGCTGGACGGGACGGGCATGCACACCGTCATGCGCCCTTCGCGTGCGGGCATTTCGATCCGGTTGAGCCAGCGTCCGCTTTCCAGCCAGTCGGCCTTGGTCCCGTTATAGACTTGCACCCGGACTTTGCCCGATGAATTCTTGACGCCGTTGATCGTCACCCGCACCGCCGGGCCTGCACCGGGCGCGCAGGAGCGCATGTTGTTCGAAATGATGTTGCGATAGTCCCCGGTCGAAGCGGCCTGGGCAAGCGCAGTCTGCATGGGCACGGCGGCGCCAAGCGCAAGGGCTGCAACCGCCATCGCTCCGCTGGCAAAATGTCGCATCTTCGCATTCGAAGTGGTCATGTGTAGCAGTTCCTGAAACCTTTTCCGGGAGCCGTTCTCCGCCCCCAAAATAGAACGGAACAGCTCTTTGATTTAAACCCTTATTGCCGTTTTCGGGCTGAATTGCGGCTGAACTGGCTGGTCAAGGTGCGCTCATCCGATGCCTTGATCGCGCCAAAACCGAGGGTTTCTACGCAAGTCCACGGGGGAAAAGCCAGTGCGCGATGCTTGCTGCGTGATTCGCGCCTGCCGTAAGGCGAAATGCAAACGAAAAGGCGCGTTTGTTAACCATGCCAGCACCCTTGATCTCTCCTTCGATCCTTTCCGCCGACTTCGCGCGGTTGGGCGAGGAAGTGCGCGCTGTCGATGCCGCTGGTGCCGACTGGATCCATATCGACGTTATGGACGGCCATTTCGTGCCCAATCTCACGATTGGCCCCGATGTGGTCAAGGCCTTGCGTCCGCACACCGCCAAGACCTTTGACGTCCACCTGATGATCTCACCGGTTGACCCCTATCTCGAAGCCTTTGCCGAGGCGGGGGCGGACATCATCACCGTCCATCCCGAAGCCGGGCCGCATGTCCACAGGACGCTTCAGGCGATCCGGGCGCTGGGCAAGAAGGCAGGCGCGGTGATCAATCCAGGCACGCCGGTGGAGGTGCTCGACAATCTCATGGATCTTGTAGATCTGGTGCTGGTGATGAGCGTAAACCCGGGTTTTGGCGGGCAAAGCTTCATCCATTCGCAGCTGGAAAAGATCCGCCGCATCCGCGCGATGATCGAGGCGACCGGGCGTGAAATCCATCTCGAAGTGGACGGCGGCGTCAATGCCGAGACAGCGCGGCTGTGTGTCGAAGCGGGTGCGGACGTGCTGGTCGCCGGATCGGCCACCTTCAAGGGCGGTCCGGATTGCTACGCCGCCAATATCGCGGCGCTCAAGGGGGGCGAATGATGGAAACCCTGTTCGGCCATGCCAAGGGGGGTGAAGCCGAGGCGCTGGAATCGAGCGATGATCGTTCGGCTATCGCCTTGGGCGAATCCGAAGAAGTCCTGCGCGATGATAGCGTTCCGGCATTCCCAGCAGAACCGATCGCAACATCCCGCGCTCTTGCGCTGACCGATGTCATCGCACCCCGCACCAAGCCGGGTGAGGCGCTGATCCGGCTGGCCTATCGCATGGGCGTTCCCGGGCATGCATTGGCAGCGCCGTTCCGGCGGCCATCGCCGATCCGGGTGCTGGCCACGGTCAACAGCCCGGTCACTGGTGATCGTGCGGCGGGCATCGCCTTGCGCGCCGGGCACTTCCTTGCACATGGGGTGAAACAGCCGATCGGGCAGCTTGATCTGGAGCCGGGCGCGCGGCTCAGCCCCGGTCTTGAACGGATGGCGCACAGCTTTTCGTGGCTGACCGATCTCGCCGCAAGCGCGCCGCGTGAGGATTGTCTCCCGATTGCCGAGCGGATCACGGCACGCTGGCTTGATGCCAATCCCCACCCCGGCAAGGGCCCTGCGTGGGATGTGGAGAACACCGGCCTGCGGCTGATGGCCTGGCTGGTGCACGCTCCGCTGGTTCTGGCTGGTCAGGACGGAACGCTCAAGCCACGCTTGCTTGAAGCGATCGAGGAAACCGCGCATTGGCTCGATCGCAAGGCGCTGCGCAGCGGCGCGGGGTTGGCACAGGTGGCGGGATGGGTCGCCGTTACCGCTGCGGGCCTGTTGCTGCCCGAAGGCAGGCCGCGTCGCCTGTATGGCGAAGCCGCATTGATCCGCGCGCTGGGCGAACTGGTGGCGGAAGACGGCGGCACGCTGTCGCGTTGTCCGGCGGCGCAAATGGACGCAATCCGCATCCTGACTGATCTGATCGCCTGTTATGAGGCGGTGGATCGCGAAGCGCCCGAAGCCCTCTGGGTCATGCGCGAACTGCTGGTGCCGCCTCTGCTGGCCCTGCGCCATGGCGACGGCGGGCTGGGCAACTGGCAAGGGCAAGGCGCAATCTCGGCCGACCGCGTGGCCGCATTGATCGTCGCATCGGGCATTCGTACCCGTCCGCTCAACGATCCGCAGCATTGGGGCTTTCAACGCCTGCGCGGCGGGCAGACCACGGTGCAGTTCGACGCGGGCCCTCCGCCTCGTGCTCGCCACACTCGTTGTGGCTGCGCCTCGACACTGGCATTCGAGATGTCGGACGGCCCATCGCGCCTGATCGTCAATTGTGGCGGCGCGGCCATGGCAGGCGGGCAGGTGCCTTCGCGCATCGGACAGGCTTTGCGGGCAACAGCGGCGCATTCCACTCTCGTTCTGGATGATGCCAACAGCACCGCCGTCCTGCTCCACGGCAAGCTTGGCCGGGGTGCGGAAACGGTAGAGGTGGAGCGCCGCCTGATCGAACAGAACGGTCGCGAAGCGATGCGGGTTGAAGCCAGCCACGATGGCTATGCCGCGCGGTTCGGCCTGACGCATAATCGCATCCTGACACTGCGCAGCGACGGAACCGAACTGGCTGGCGAGGACATCCTCCTTCCCGCCTCGCGCAAGGGCAAGAGGGGCAAGGTCGGGTTCGCGATCCGGTTCCATCTGGGCCGGGGCGTCGAAGCGCATCTGACCGAGGACAAGCGCGGGGCCAGCCTGCTGACGCCTGACGGTCGCCTGTGGCAATTCCGCCTGCGCGGCGATGCTGCAGCCGATGCCGAGGTCGTGCTCAGCTGCGAGGACAGCCTGTGGGTAGACGGTGACGGACGCCCTCACGCAACCGAACAATTGGTGATAGAGGGGCTGACATCGCGCGGCGGAGGCCAATTCTCCTGGCTCCTCAAGAAAATGGGGTAACACCACAAATGACACAGGCGACAATCAAGCGGGCACTGCTTTCGGTGTCCGACAAGACCGGTTTGGCAGAGCTTGGCGCGGCGCTGGCCGCGCGCGGAGTCGAGCTGGTGAGCACCGGGGGCACGGCGCGCACGCTGCGCGAGGCCGGGCTGGATGTGCGTGACGTGTCCGACCTCACCGGCTTTCCCGAAATGATGGACGGACGGGTCAAGACCCTGCACCCCAAGGTGCACGGCGGCCTGCTGGCTCTGCGCGACAATAATGAACACGTCGCCGCGATGCAGGCGCATGATATCGGCGCGATCGATCTGGTGGTGGTGAACCTGTATCCGTTCGAGGCGACCGTTGCCAAAGGTGCCGACCGCGCCGAAGTGATCGAGAATATCGACATCGGCGGGCCTTCTATGGTGCGATCCGCTGCGAAGAACCACGGGTTCGTCACCATTCTCACCGATCCGGCAGACTATGCCACGCTGGTCGAGGAAATGGACGCGAATGCCGGTGCAACCACCCAGGCGTTCCGCACCCGCATGGCGGGCAAGGCCTATGCCCGCACCGCCGCCTATGACGCTGCCATCGCCAGCTGGTTCGCCTTCTCGCCCGCCGCGAGTGACGAGCCGACGCTGTTTCCCGACACCTTGCCGCTCGCCTTCAAGCGCGCCGACACGCTGCGCTATGGCGAAAACCCGCATCAAGCGGCCGCGATCTACGTTCCGCAAGCGGTTGGCACGGCCGGTGTGCCGCAGGCCCAGCAGCTTCAAGGCAAGGAATTGTCCTACAACAACCTCAACGATGCCGATGCGGCGCTTGAACTGGCGGCGGAGTTTGCCGGGCAGGATCCGGCGGTTGTCATCGTCAAGCACGCCAATCCTTGCGGCGTGGCGCAAGGCGGATCGCTGCTCGACGCGTGGAACGATGCGCTGCAATGCGACAGCGTTTCGGCCTTTGGCGGTATCGTCGCGGTCAACACCGAACTTGATGGCGACACCGCAGAGGCCATCGCCAGCATCTTCACCGAAGTCGTGATCGCCCCCAGCGTCAGTGCCGAGGCGCGCGAAATCTTTGCGAGGAAAAAGAACCTGCGCTTGCTCGAATGCGGCGCGCTGCCCAATGCGCGGCGTCCGGGACTGGCGCTCAAGACGATAGCGGGCGGCGTGCTGATCCAGTCGCGCGACAATGGCGCGGTTGCCGAGGCGGATCTGAAGGTCGTCACCAAGCGTGAGCCGACCGAGCAGGAGCTGAAGGACTGCCTGTTCGCATGGACCGTCGCCCGCCACGTCAAATCGAACGCGATCGTCTACGCCAAGGACGGAGCGACCGCGGGGATTGGCGCAGGCCAGATGAACCGCCGCGATTCCGCGCGCATCGCTGCGATCAAGGCGCGCGAGGCGGCTGAAACCTATGGCTGGGATGTGCCCCGGACACAGGGCAGCGCGGTTGCATCGGATGCGTTCTTCCCCTTTGCCGACGGCCTGATCGCCGCAGCCGAGGCGGGCGCTACCGCGGTGATCCAGCCGGGCGGCTCGATCCGCGATGACGAAGTGATCGCCGCAGCGGACGAGGCTGGCCTTGCGATGGTGTTCACGGGGATGCGCCACTTCCGGCATTGATCGCGCGGCCTGACCCGCTCTCGCGCATCTTTTGGCGCCGGTGGACGTAACTGAATCGGTAAAAGTAACGAACTGTCGCAAGACAGGGCTGTTCATTGTGGCGCAATCGCGCCGCTTTTAACCGCCGTTGCAGCCCCGAAGAAATCACCGCCGCGAGAGCGCCATGAACCTTTTGTCCTCTGACCTGTTTCGCAATTTCGGCATCGGCTTTGTCGCCGGCTCGCTCATCGTAGCGGTGGCCACAATCGACCAGTGGGGCGGCAATATCGAAACGCCCGCCCGTGCGGCCCAGCCGCTTGAGGCGCCGCAGCCGTCGCCCGAATTCCAGATCGCACCCCTTGAGGTGGCGCAATGAAGTTGGCCCTTCCCTTCGCCGCAGCGGCGCTGGCTGCCGCGGGCTTCGCATTCACCTCGCTGCCCTCGCCCGCGCTGGCGCTGGAAAAGCCGGTCAATGCTCCGGCTGCGCAGCGCACCGCAAGGGAGGGCGCCGGGTTGAAGACGGCGATTTTCGCCGGCGGTTGTTTCTGGGGCGTCGAAGGCGTGTTCAGCCATGTGAAGGGTGTGAAGTCCGCCGTATCGGGATATCACGGCGGCTCTGCCGCGACCGCCAGCTACAACCGCATCATCGCCGGCGGAACGGCCCATGCGGAATCGGTGCAAATGACATACGATCCTTACGTCATCCGCTATGACGAACTGCTGCGCATTTTCTTTTCGGTGGTTGCCGACCCGACCCTGCGCAACCGTCAGGGGCCGGATGTAGGCACCCATTACCGCAGCGCGATTATCCCAACCAGCGCCGAACAGCGCGCCGTGGCCGAAGCCTATCTGGCACAGATGGAGCGTTCAGGCATCTGGGATAAACCGATAGTGACCCGGATCGAGGCGCAGCGCACTTTCTATCCGGCGGAGCGCTATCATCAGGATTTCATGGCCAAAAATCCGAGCCACGGGTACATCCTGCGCTGGGACAAGCCCAAGGTTGACGCGCTGAAAGTCATGTTCCCGGCAGACTTCCGGCCCGAGTTTCTGCGCGACGGCTGAGCGGGCCTGAGCGTCTGGCGTTCCGCGCCACTGCCGCTTATATTGGCCGCATGGCGACACATCATCATCACGCTCATGAAGAGCACAGCGGAGCCGAACTGATCGCTGCGGCGCGCGACGCACTGATTGCCTCCGGCGAACAATGGACGAGCATGCGCGAGGCGGTGTTTGCCGAACTGGCAAAGCACGAACGGCCGGTTTCGGCCTATGACATCGCCGATAATCTTTCCGCCCAGCGCGGCAAGCGCGTCGCGCCCAACAGCATCTACCGTATCCTAGACCTGTTCGTGGCGAACAATCTTTCGATGCGGGTCGAAAGCGCGAATGCCTATCTCGCCAATTCGCACCCTGGTTGCGAACATGACTGCATATTCCTCGTCTGTGACGAATGCGGCGAAGCCAAGCATGTCGATGACGAAACCGTCAGCAAGACGATCCGGGCGCTTGCCGCTTCCAAGGGGTTCAAGCCTGAACGCCCGGTGCTGGAAATTCGCGGTCTCTGCGAAACCTGCGCCTGACGCGACTTCCCCTCCATTATTCCAATCCATTCCGAGAGCCGCGTTTCGGCGCGGTTCAAGGGTTTATCGACACTGCCTTCGCAAAGGTGTAGGCCTGACATTATGAATCGACCGCCTGAAACTCCATTGCTCGATCAGGTCCCGACACCTGAAGAGCTCCGCAAGCTGAAACCGGAACAGCTGCGCCAATTGTCCGACGAACTGCGCGCCGAAATGCTCGACGCGGTCAGCACCTCTGGCGGCCACCTTGGCTCCGGCCTTGGCGTCGTCGAGTTGACGGTTGCGATCCACTATGTCTTCAACACGCCGGACGACAAGCTGGTGTGGGACGTGGGCCACCAATGCTACCCGCACAAGATCATCACCGGACGTCGTGATCGTATCCGCACGCTGCGCCAGGGCGGGGGCCTTTCGGGCTTCACCAAGCGTGCTGAAAGCGAATACGATCCGTTCGGTGCGGCGCACTCGTCCACTTCGATCTCGGCTGCGCTCGGCTTTGCCATAGCCAACAAGCTGAACAACAAGCCCGGTCGCGGGATCGCCGTGATCGGCGACGGCGCGATGAGCGCCGGCATGGCCTATGAAGCGATGAACAATGCGGCGGCTGCCGGTAATCGCCTCGTCGTGATCCTGAACGATAACGATATGTCGATTGCTCCGCCGGTGGGCGGGCTGTCCGCCTATCTCGCCCGGATGGTGTCCTCCAGCGAATATCTTGGCCTGCGCAGCCTCGCTTCGCGTGCGGTCAAGAAAATGAGCCGCCGCATGCACGAAGGGCTGCGCCGGGCCGAGGAATATTCGCGCGGCATGGTGACGGGCGGAACCCTGTTCGAGGAACTCGGCTTCTACTACGTCGGGCCGATCGACGGGCACAATCTCGATCACCTTATCCCGGTGCTTGAGAATGTGCGCGACACTTCCGAAGGGCCGGTGCTGATCCACGTTGTCACGACCAAGGGCAAGGGCTACAAGTTCGCCGAGGAAAGCGCCGACAAATATCACGGCGTGCCCAAATTTGACGTGATCACCGGCGAAAAGAAGAAGAGCGCCGACGGTCCGCCCGCCTATCAGAACGTGTTTGGCGACACTCTGGCCGATCTGGCAGACACCGACAGCCGCATTTGCGCGATCACGGCGGCCATGCCGTCTGGCACGGGCGTTGATCGCTTTGCCAAGCGCCACCCGGATCGCAGCTTCGACGTCGGCATCGCCGAGCAGCACGGGGTAACCTTTGCCGCCGGACTTGCGGCGCAAGGCATGCGACCGTTCGCCGCGATCTATTCGACTTTCCTGCAGCGCGCCTACGATCAGGTCGTGCACGATGTCGCGATTCAGAACCTGCCGGTCCGTTTCGCGATTGACCGTGCCGGATTGGTCGGTGCGGACGGCTGCACCCATGCCGGATCGTTCGACATCACCTATCTGGCGACGCTGCCCAACATGGTAGTGATGGCCGCCGCTGATGAAGCGGAACTGGTCCACATGACCTACACCGCAGCCGAATATGACGAAGGCCCGATCGCCTTCCGCTATCCGCGCGGCAACGGCGTCGGCGTGCCGCTGCCCGAAGTCCCGCAAAAGCTCGAAATCGGCAAAGGCCGCATCGTGCGCGAGGGTAGCAAGGTGGCGATCCTTTCGCTGGGCGCGCGGCTTGAGGAAGCGAAGAAGGCTGCCGACACGCTGGAAGCCAAGGGCCTGTCAACAACCGTTGCCGACCTGCGCTTTGCCAAGCCGCTCGACACCGACATGATCGCGCGCCTGATGCGCACGCATGATGTCGTGGTGACAGTCGAAGAAGGCGCCATCGGCGGTCTTGGCGCGCATGTGCTGACCTTCGCCACCGACGAAGGCCTGACCGACAACGGCCTGAAGGTGCGCACCATGCGCCTGCCCGACGTGTTCCAGGATCAGGATTCACCGGAAAAGCAGTATGAAGAGGCTGGTCTTACGGCCCCTCATATCGTCGAGACGGTGCTGAAGGCGCTCAAACACAATTCAACCGGTGTCGACACCGACGGGGTTGAAGAAGCACGAGCCTGACACGCGCTCGCGGCATATGCCAGCACGCCTCAGCGCGAAGTTGGCTGGGTGATCGTGATGTCCGTAACGGTGGTGCCGACCGTGTCCT
It contains:
- a CDS encoding Fur family transcriptional regulator, whose protein sequence is MATHHHHAHEEHSGAELIAAARDALIASGEQWTSMREAVFAELAKHERPVSAYDIADNLSAQRGKRVAPNSIYRILDLFVANNLSMRVESANAYLANSHPGCEHDCIFLVCDECGEAKHVDDETVSKTIRALAASKGFKPERPVLEIRGLCETCA
- the dxs gene encoding 1-deoxy-D-xylulose-5-phosphate synthase, whose translation is MNRPPETPLLDQVPTPEELRKLKPEQLRQLSDELRAEMLDAVSTSGGHLGSGLGVVELTVAIHYVFNTPDDKLVWDVGHQCYPHKIITGRRDRIRTLRQGGGLSGFTKRAESEYDPFGAAHSSTSISAALGFAIANKLNNKPGRGIAVIGDGAMSAGMAYEAMNNAAAAGNRLVVILNDNDMSIAPPVGGLSAYLARMVSSSEYLGLRSLASRAVKKMSRRMHEGLRRAEEYSRGMVTGGTLFEELGFYYVGPIDGHNLDHLIPVLENVRDTSEGPVLIHVVTTKGKGYKFAEESADKYHGVPKFDVITGEKKKSADGPPAYQNVFGDTLADLADTDSRICAITAAMPSGTGVDRFAKRHPDRSFDVGIAEQHGVTFAAGLAAQGMRPFAAIYSTFLQRAYDQVVHDVAIQNLPVRFAIDRAGLVGADGCTHAGSFDITYLATLPNMVVMAAADEAELVHMTYTAAEYDEGPIAFRYPRGNGVGVPLPEVPQKLEIGKGRIVREGSKVAILSLGARLEEAKKAADTLEAKGLSTTVADLRFAKPLDTDMIARLMRTHDVVVTVEEGAIGGLGAHVLTFATDEGLTDNGLKVRTMRLPDVFQDQDSPEKQYEEAGLTAPHIVETVLKALKHNSTGVDTDGVEEARA